The following proteins come from a genomic window of Varunaivibrio sulfuroxidans:
- a CDS encoding EAL domain-containing protein, which yields MGAQRVRDHLGHALQNLRSLTGLQSLSRFENESEQARLEVLSKHLLAFAGWRDSYRRIRLFDAKGEERVRIDFNKGKGTVISDQALKRDRDRRFFSDVFRLNAGQVFISPFELERKNRKIVHPYRLQIHIGAPMFDGAGRKKGALIITLAGEAIINTFLDGLGESARYAMVLNRGGYWLHSPDPRELWGFQLDHGGSFRQKYPEAWRKIITSDRGQFYQELGLFTFRTIHPLDNRLSPPHRGGDVDARPTSNGDGKYFWKLITFVPQSALEARVAGIKWKLLWLFVPIVMLVFGGAVAIATAMAKRREFELRLKEANENLEQNIEKRTRTLEAEIESRIRAETALRESSGLIDLQQSVAAAANVSETPQEALLICLRDIAAYCGCPVAHAYMVHEDAPDLLKPSDLWVNQHPRRYGEFTRLTMATGLCRGEGLAGRVLATAEPVWVTKIRDELDVPRARVAVGLGLKSAFAFPVLAGRDVVAVLEFFSSDEMEQDAGLFYMLLDIGGQLGRVFERRRAQDALSKVGASLANSQRIAQLGNWEWSVDSGAVWASAEFCRIFGVESESRVLLTDIVKAISENDHDRFLKTLDDSRHGCEDHEIECTIVRRDGQRRYLRFLINAECVANRAVKIILIVQDITDHEADRQLLRKLSLAVEQSPASVVISDVNGVIEYVNRRFCDTTGYRPDEILGKNPTEGASGEISSGAYLKLWEKMETGETWSGEVLNRRKNGEEYWEYSSISPIKDEHGLITNFLAIMEDISVRKKYEEQLLHRANYDDLTDLPNRVLSLDRLTQSIERAKRDDGTGAVFFVDLDDFKSINDTKGHDVGDRILIEVGRRLQGCVRKVDTVARMGGDEFEIIIEAQKSSVMIEQAARDIIDAFTVPFHIDRYEFFISASVGITLFPSDGDDPQVLRSHADAALFRAKDLGRNNYQFFTAEMNEKTARRVRLETALRYALERNELSINYQPIVDIQTRRPIGAEALLRWNNPQMGAIGPDTFIPIAESTGLIVPIGAWVMNKACRDAELWRKQTGRDLFVAVNTSSRQYRDGAMADTINTALAQSKLPPDCLEVEITESLLIEGGNVSSELDRLKALGVKLSIDDFGTGYSSLSYLKRFPLDTLKVDKSFVNDVTVDKEDAELVRAIIAMAHSLELCVIAEGVETEDQLDFFAKEGGDLIQGFYYSRPLPLDKFMDYLKAFD from the coding sequence ATGGGCGCTCAGCGCGTGCGCGATCATCTCGGGCATGCCTTGCAGAATTTGCGTTCCCTGACCGGATTGCAGAGCCTGAGCCGCTTTGAAAATGAATCCGAACAGGCGAGACTGGAGGTGCTGTCCAAGCATCTCCTTGCTTTTGCGGGATGGCGCGACAGCTATCGACGGATTCGCCTTTTCGATGCAAAAGGGGAAGAACGCGTTCGCATCGACTTCAACAAAGGCAAGGGGACGGTGATTTCCGATCAGGCCCTGAAGCGCGACCGCGACCGACGTTTTTTCTCCGATGTTTTCAGGCTGAACGCAGGGCAGGTTTTTATTTCTCCTTTTGAGTTGGAGCGTAAAAACAGAAAAATTGTTCATCCGTATAGACTGCAAATTCACATTGGCGCACCGATGTTCGACGGCGCGGGGCGTAAAAAAGGCGCCCTGATCATTACCCTCGCGGGGGAGGCCATTATCAACACGTTCCTTGACGGTCTGGGGGAAAGTGCGCGTTACGCCATGGTCCTCAATCGCGGTGGATATTGGTTGCACAGTCCCGATCCGAGGGAATTGTGGGGATTTCAATTGGATCACGGCGGGTCGTTCCGACAAAAATACCCCGAAGCTTGGCGTAAGATCATCACCAGCGATCGGGGGCAATTTTACCAGGAACTCGGTCTGTTTACCTTTCGAACGATCCACCCTCTAGACAATCGGCTGTCGCCCCCCCATAGAGGCGGAGACGTCGATGCGCGCCCGACAAGCAATGGGGATGGGAAATATTTTTGGAAACTAATCACTTTTGTGCCGCAATCGGCGCTAGAGGCCAGGGTGGCCGGCATCAAGTGGAAGCTTTTGTGGCTGTTTGTTCCGATCGTGATGTTGGTGTTTGGCGGCGCCGTCGCCATCGCCACGGCCATGGCGAAGCGCCGGGAGTTTGAACTGCGCCTCAAGGAGGCCAATGAAAACCTAGAACAAAATATCGAAAAGCGAACGCGGACCTTGGAGGCGGAAATCGAAAGCCGAATCCGCGCCGAAACGGCCCTGCGCGAATCGAGCGGGCTGATTGACCTCCAACAATCCGTGGCGGCGGCGGCCAACGTGTCGGAGACGCCGCAAGAGGCTTTGTTGATCTGTTTGCGCGATATTGCGGCATATTGTGGGTGCCCCGTGGCGCATGCCTACATGGTGCACGAGGACGCCCCGGACCTCCTTAAACCTTCGGATCTTTGGGTGAACCAACATCCCAGGCGTTACGGAGAATTTACCCGTTTGACCATGGCTACGGGGCTGTGCCGGGGGGAAGGGTTGGCCGGGCGCGTTCTCGCAACCGCCGAGCCGGTATGGGTGACGAAAATTCGCGATGAACTGGATGTTCCGCGCGCCCGGGTGGCCGTCGGTCTTGGTTTGAAATCGGCGTTCGCCTTTCCCGTTCTCGCCGGGCGAGACGTCGTCGCCGTATTGGAATTTTTTTCGTCCGATGAGATGGAACAGGACGCCGGCCTGTTTTACATGCTGCTGGATATCGGCGGGCAGCTGGGGCGCGTTTTTGAACGCAGGCGCGCCCAAGACGCCCTGTCCAAGGTCGGGGCGTCGTTGGCCAATTCGCAGCGTATCGCGCAACTGGGCAACTGGGAGTGGTCGGTGGATAGCGGCGCGGTGTGGGCTTCTGCGGAGTTTTGCCGGATTTTCGGGGTTGAGTCCGAATCGAGGGTGCTTCTCACGGATATCGTTAAGGCGATTTCCGAAAACGACCATGACCGCTTTTTGAAAACCCTGGATGATAGCCGTCATGGGTGTGAGGATCATGAAATCGAGTGCACGATTGTGCGCCGTGATGGTCAGCGCCGCTACCTGCGTTTTCTGATCAATGCCGAATGCGTGGCCAATCGTGCGGTAAAAATCATTTTGATCGTACAGGATATTACCGATCACGAGGCCGACCGCCAATTGCTCCGTAAATTATCCTTGGCCGTTGAACAAAGCCCCGCCAGCGTCGTGATTAGCGATGTCAATGGGGTCATCGAGTATGTCAACCGGCGATTCTGTGACACCACCGGGTATCGGCCCGATGAAATACTAGGGAAAAACCCCACCGAAGGGGCGAGCGGAGAAATTTCGAGCGGCGCCTACCTCAAGTTGTGGGAAAAAATGGAAACCGGGGAAACATGGAGCGGAGAGGTCCTTAACCGGCGTAAAAACGGAGAAGAGTACTGGGAATACAGCTCTATTTCGCCGATCAAGGATGAGCACGGTCTGATCACCAATTTTCTCGCCATCATGGAAGATATTTCGGTGCGCAAAAAATATGAGGAACAACTTTTGCACCGGGCGAACTACGACGACCTGACCGACCTTCCGAACCGGGTTCTGTCTTTGGATCGTTTGACCCAGAGCATCGAAAGAGCCAAGCGCGATGACGGCACCGGCGCCGTATTTTTCGTCGATTTGGATGATTTCAAATCGATCAACGACACCAAGGGGCACGATGTCGGCGACCGCATCTTGATCGAAGTCGGCAGGCGGCTGCAAGGTTGTGTGCGTAAGGTTGACACCGTGGCGCGCATGGGTGGGGATGAATTTGAAATTATTATAGAAGCTCAAAAATCGTCCGTTATGATCGAGCAGGCCGCCCGCGACATCATCGACGCCTTTACCGTCCCTTTTCATATCGATCGTTACGAATTTTTCATCTCCGCCAGCGTTGGCATTACGCTGTTTCCCTCCGATGGCGATGATCCCCAGGTTTTGCGATCGCACGCCGATGCGGCCTTATTTAGGGCGAAAGACCTCGGGCGCAACAACTACCAGTTCTTCACCGCGGAAATGAATGAGAAAACCGCGCGCCGCGTGCGCCTTGAGACGGCGTTGCGTTATGCGCTCGAACGCAATGAACTGAGCATAAATTACCAACCCATCGTTGATATTCAAACGCGCCGACCGATCGGCGCCGAGGCGTTGCTGCGTTGGAACAACCCGCAAATGGGCGCGATCGGTCCCGACACCTTTATTCCCATCGCCGAGAGCACGGGCCTGATTGTTCCGATCGGCGCGTGGGTGATGAACAAGGCGTGCCGCGACGCCGAACTCTGGCGCAAGCAAACGGGGCGTGACCTTTTCGTCGCGGTCAACACCTCGTCGCGGCAGTACAGGGACGGGGCGATGGCCGACACCATAAACACGGCGTTGGCGCAAAGCAAATTGCCGCCCGACTGTCTTGAAGTTGAAATCACGGAGAGCCTCTTGATCGAGGGAGGTAACGTGAGTAGCGAATTGGACCGTCTAAAGGCGCTCGGCGTTAAATTATCGATCGATGATTTTGGCACCGGATACTCGTCTTTGAGCTATTTGAAGCGGTTTCCTCTCGATACGTTGAAGGTCGATAAATCCTTCGTCAATGACGTCACCGTCGATAAGGAAGACGCCGAGTTGGTGCGCGCGATTATCGCCATGGCCCATTCCCTTGAGTTGTGTGTGATCGCCGAAGGTGTCGAAACCGAGGATCAACTTGATTTTTTCGCCAAAGAAGGGGGGGACCTGATCCAGGGTTTTTATTACAGCCGCCCCCTTCCCCTGGATAAATTCATGGACTACCTGAAGGCGTTTGATTGA
- a CDS encoding CaiB/BaiF CoA transferase family protein encodes MNAPLQNLLVITLEQAVAAPFASAKLAEGGARVIKIERREGDFARGYDSVVDGESAYFVWLNQGKESIALDIKEPGDAALLKRMIASADVFIQNLAPGAAGRAGLGADDLRARHPSLITCDISGYGEDGAYRDMKAYDLLVQAETGLCAITGGEAEPGRVGISIADITTGMQAFSAILLALRARDRSGLGQAIKISLFDTVAELMTVPYLHQRYGGAAPQRVGMNHPSIAPYGAYRGKDGRRVVLSIQNEREWVRFCRAVLDNERLADDPRFADNESRVAHRGALDEAIASVFAALDRPEIIHRLRDAKIAFGALNAVADLQTHPQLRTHAFTTPSGTAWAPATPARITPSCDDGSARTHVPALDQHGADIRREFGDAHPMTEAHRP; translated from the coding sequence ATGAATGCTCCACTGCAAAATCTTCTGGTGATCACCCTGGAACAGGCCGTCGCCGCGCCGTTCGCCTCTGCCAAGCTGGCCGAGGGCGGCGCGCGCGTGATCAAGATCGAACGGCGCGAGGGTGATTTCGCCCGCGGCTACGACAGCGTCGTGGACGGCGAAAGCGCTTATTTCGTCTGGCTCAACCAGGGCAAGGAATCGATCGCCCTGGATATCAAGGAGCCCGGCGACGCGGCGCTTCTAAAACGCATGATCGCGTCGGCCGACGTCTTCATCCAGAACCTCGCCCCCGGGGCCGCAGGGCGGGCTGGGCTGGGCGCGGACGATCTGCGCGCCCGTCATCCGTCCTTGATCACCTGCGACATCAGCGGCTATGGCGAGGACGGCGCGTACCGCGACATGAAGGCCTATGATCTTCTGGTGCAGGCCGAAACGGGCCTGTGCGCGATCACCGGAGGAGAGGCCGAGCCCGGGCGCGTCGGCATCTCCATCGCCGATATCACGACGGGAATGCAGGCGTTCAGCGCCATCCTCCTGGCCCTGCGCGCGCGCGATCGGAGCGGTCTTGGCCAAGCGATCAAAATTTCCCTTTTCGACACCGTCGCCGAACTGATGACGGTGCCCTATCTGCATCAGCGCTACGGCGGCGCGGCCCCGCAGCGGGTGGGGATGAACCATCCCTCGATCGCGCCTTACGGGGCTTACCGGGGCAAGGACGGCCGCCGGGTCGTGCTATCCATTCAAAACGAACGCGAATGGGTCCGCTTTTGCCGCGCCGTCCTGGATAACGAAAGGCTGGCGGACGATCCTCGCTTTGCCGATAACGAAAGCCGCGTCGCCCATCGCGGCGCGCTCGACGAGGCCATCGCCTCCGTCTTCGCCGCCCTCGACCGACCCGAGATCATCCACCGCCTGCGCGACGCCAAGATCGCCTTCGGCGCGCTGAACGCCGTCGCCGATCTTCAGACCCACCCCCAATTGCGCACGCACGCCTTCACGACGCCCTCCGGGACGGCCTGGGCCCCCGCCACGCCCGCCCGCATCACCCCCTCGTGCGACGACGGCTCGGCGCGCACGCACGTCCCCGCCTTGGATCAACACGGCGCCGACATCCGCCGGGAATTTGGCGACGCCCACCCCATGACCGAGGCGCACCGTCCATGA
- a CDS encoding MFS transporter: protein MITERDAQKYESRFHMSANATLIRIFALLLGAGALNLGLGLQATLLGVRAGIEGFSTNAIGFVMSAYYVGFIAGTFLSPKLINRVGHIRTFSALASLASAVALCYILFVDPISWMVFRAITGICFAGLAMATESWLNEKSTNINRGTVLSVYMVVILSATAGGQMLLNLAEPGGHLLFVLVSIVISVALVPVALTTSAMPVQIHTTRMSLGRLFGRTPVGVIGCIGAGVVIGSFWSLGAVYAHAIGLSTLKISIFMTLVIGGGVISQFPLGRLSDHHDRRYIIFGLSVCIAVVGFLIAVLNLGLVGLFVLASLYGAMILPLYGLAIAHANDLMEPEEFVPASAALLLLYGIGAATGPILAAVAMSHAGPGGLFLSSATVAVILAAFVAFRIRKKSILPTQTQSDFVPAPRTTSVIYEMDPRSESDDEAPEGTPEVTPP, encoded by the coding sequence ATGATCACGGAACGGGACGCCCAAAAATACGAAAGCCGTTTCCATATGAGCGCCAACGCCACATTGATTAGAATTTTCGCCCTCCTCCTGGGCGCCGGCGCTCTGAACCTGGGTTTAGGGCTGCAAGCAACCTTGCTCGGCGTGCGCGCGGGGATCGAAGGTTTCAGCACCAACGCCATCGGGTTCGTCATGTCCGCGTATTATGTCGGCTTTATCGCCGGCACCTTCTTAAGCCCAAAACTGATCAATCGGGTCGGCCATATCCGCACCTTTTCGGCGTTGGCGTCGTTGGCCTCGGCCGTCGCCTTGTGCTACATCCTTTTTGTCGATCCGATTTCATGGATGGTGTTTCGCGCCATCACCGGTATATGTTTCGCCGGACTCGCCATGGCGACGGAAAGCTGGCTCAACGAAAAATCGACCAACATCAACCGCGGCACCGTCCTTTCGGTATATATGGTCGTCATCCTAAGCGCGACGGCGGGGGGGCAAATGTTACTCAACCTCGCCGAACCGGGGGGGCATCTTCTATTTGTTCTGGTCTCCATCGTGATTTCCGTCGCCCTGGTCCCGGTCGCCCTAACCACCAGCGCGATGCCTGTGCAAATTCACACGACCCGCATGTCCCTCGGTCGCCTGTTTGGACGAACCCCGGTCGGGGTCATCGGGTGCATCGGCGCGGGGGTCGTGATCGGGTCATTCTGGAGTCTCGGCGCCGTTTATGCGCACGCCATCGGCCTATCCACTTTGAAAATATCCATTTTCATGACGTTGGTGATCGGCGGCGGCGTGATCTCGCAATTTCCCCTGGGCCGGTTATCCGATCACCATGACCGCCGCTACATCATTTTCGGCCTGAGTGTCTGTATCGCCGTCGTCGGATTTTTGATCGCGGTCCTGAACCTTGGACTGGTCGGCCTGTTTGTTCTCGCGTCGCTGTACGGCGCGATGATTTTGCCTCTGTATGGCCTGGCGATCGCCCACGCCAACGACCTGATGGAACCGGAGGAGTTCGTTCCGGCCAGCGCCGCATTGCTGTTGCTGTACGGCATCGGCGCGGCAACCGGCCCCATTCTGGCCGCCGTGGCGATGAGCCATGCCGGCCCCGGCGGACTGTTCCTCAGTTCGGCCACGGTCGCCGTTATTCTCGCGGCTTTCGTCGCTTTTCGCATCAGGAAGAAATCCATCCTACCGACCCAAACTCAAAGCGATTTCGTCCCCGCCCCGCGCACGACATCCGTAATTTACGAGATGGACCCACGCAGCGAAAGCGACGACGAGGCGCCCGAAGGCACACCCGAAGTCACACCCCCATAA
- a CDS encoding rhodanese-like domain-containing protein — MGIKDIDPYTVKDWLVQDKAILVDVREAHEHAREHIALAHHVPLSCFDPSRIPVAEGKSVVYYCASGARTAQFGHHLTRALGDFCDVYHLSGGIFAWKMAGFETEI, encoded by the coding sequence ATGGGCATTAAGGATATTGATCCCTACACGGTTAAGGACTGGTTGGTTCAGGACAAGGCGATTTTGGTGGACGTGCGCGAGGCCCATGAGCATGCGCGTGAGCATATCGCGTTGGCCCACCACGTTCCGTTGTCGTGTTTCGACCCCTCTCGAATTCCCGTCGCCGAGGGAAAAAGTGTCGTTTATTATTGCGCCTCGGGTGCGCGCACGGCTCAATTTGGTCATCATCTGACGCGGGCGCTTGGCGATTTTTGCGACGTTTACCACCTGTCCGGGGGAATATTCGCCTGGAAAATGGCCGGTTTCGAAACCGAGATCTAG
- a CDS encoding FAS1-like dehydratase domain-containing protein, translating to MNTPFDDMTRWIGNRTQSDDVITPSSCAAMAATLGWVGPPPRDGEAIGPLWHWMYFTDKARSGQLGADGHPVRGGFLPPIALPRRMFAGARVRFDAPLYVGEKIHRHSEITAIAAKKGRSGALVFVTIRHRIEGPQGPALEEEHDIVFRGARSAQDGSPEPKPFTGAVTRRRRVMPDPVLLFRYSALTFNGHRIHYDHPYATHVEGYPDLVVHGPLIATLLADFAREAAPERSLASFTFRAKAPLFANRSFDIVALEEGGDHDNAPDTDARARVCALTPEGARAMEASATFHVRPPVG from the coding sequence ATGAACACGCCTTTTGACGACATGACGCGTTGGATCGGAAACCGCACGCAAAGCGACGATGTGATCACACCGTCTTCCTGCGCCGCAATGGCCGCGACTCTGGGATGGGTCGGTCCGCCGCCGCGAGACGGCGAGGCGATCGGCCCGCTGTGGCATTGGATGTATTTCACCGACAAGGCGCGATCCGGACAACTGGGGGCGGACGGACATCCCGTTCGTGGCGGCTTCCTTCCTCCCATCGCGCTGCCCCGGCGCATGTTCGCCGGCGCGCGGGTACGCTTCGACGCACCACTTTATGTGGGTGAAAAAATTCACCGCCATAGCGAAATTACCGCCATCGCCGCCAAAAAAGGGCGCAGCGGCGCGCTGGTTTTCGTCACCATTCGCCACCGCATCGAAGGGCCGCAGGGTCCAGCCTTGGAAGAAGAACACGATATAGTGTTTCGTGGCGCACGAAGCGCGCAAGACGGGTCGCCCGAACCGAAGCCTTTTACCGGAGCCGTCACCCGACGCAGACGCGTCATGCCGGATCCGGTGCTCCTGTTCCGCTATTCCGCGCTGACCTTCAATGGACACCGTATCCACTACGACCACCCCTACGCCACCCACGTGGAAGGTTACCCGGACCTTGTCGTGCACGGCCCTTTGATCGCCACCTTGCTGGCCGACTTCGCCCGCGAAGCCGCTCCTGAACGGTCGCTGGCGTCGTTCACCTTCCGCGCCAAAGCCCCCTTATTCGCCAATCGCTCCTTCGATATTGTCGCCCTGGAGGAGGGCGGCGACCACGACAACGCGCCCGACACCGACGCGCGCGCCAGGGTGTGCGCCCTCACCCCCGAGGGCGCGCGCGCCATGGAGGCAAGCGCCACGTTCCACGTCCGACCGCCTGTCGGTTAA